ATGCTAACGAAAGGTCAGCCTGGAACCAGAACTAAACCCTGGGGATGGTGTGTTGTTTAAATTGATGAAATGGAATGTAAATAATCACTATTTTTATGTACAATGCACATGTGTCATTTCTTGGTGTAAAACATAGCATTAAAACCTGAAGGTACAACCTGGTTTTCACAAATACATAGTAGATAAGATGGTAAGCACGTAACTAGATGGTGCCATTTCAGAAGTAGAGTGCTCCTCCctggttggttgggtttttttaattgctaaTGGAAAACTGTCAGCAAGCAGTATCTTAACCTACCTCCCCTTCCCTGACATGCTGACTTTCTGTGTCCAGGGAAAGTTCTTCATGAAGATTACCTCTCCCAACCAGTTTGGAATGGTAACAGGACACAGCTAGGTTTACCACTgcatctgttgtttttttttttaacgaaaCTTGAAGATTGTTTCTGTCTATTTACTGTATAAAACAGATCTCATGGGTGTTTATTCATAGTACAAAGATGTGGTTCATTGTACTGATGGGGAAAAGTGGAATTAATTCAAGGAGTGATAAACTGAAATAAGCTCCTGCAGTGAGAAATGCAGCAAATAACTCATTTCAGACATGCCTTCTAATATTAGCCTGTCTCTTAGGAGCAAATAAGAACAATATCTGATCAGAAACATACAAAACCTTTATAACTGTATGTCCTGTACAAAAACTGAAAAAGTATAGTGCATAATGTTTAGGTCTGTATAAGTCACAAAAGTGAAAGCAACTACAATACACTTAATTTCTCTTTTGATTGTATTGGCTTATCCTAGTTTTATCCTTTGACTTTTTTCTGAACTGACACAagcttctcctttccctttcccaacAGGTATCCATGAAAGAGGTTGGCGACGGTCTGCACGAACAGATGAACTGCATGATGGGCGCTCTGCAAGAGCTGAAACTTCTCCAGGTCCAGACAGCTTTGGAACAGCTGGAGATTTCAAGCAACCCGAACCAGGTTTCAGGACTTGGCCGCCATCAGTATTGTCAAAACAACAAGGAGGTGCCAAGGAGAAGGCGTGAAGCCAGCAGGCAGAGTGAGAAACTGATGGGAAATGGTTATTTGGACGACTGCAGTTCTTCAGGCTTTTTGTGTTCTACTCAGGTGTCACAGTCTCCCAGCCCCCTTTACCACATTACCTTACCGGACAGTAGCCATGGGCACACAGCATCATCCCTTAACAGTGTTGGTAGTGAAGAGTACTACCATGCCAGTGGACCTTCATCAACTGTGAGCACAGCAGAGTACCATTCCCCAAGGACATTTATGTCATCCAGCGAGCTCATGTCTAGGAGCTGGTTTTCCCAAGACACAAGCAGCTTGTCTGAGAGCAAATCAGATTGCAGGGAGTGCAGTTTCTCCGATGAGACCAATGACTGGACTTCCTCACTAATGTCTCAAAGCAGGAATCGACAGCCTCTTGTCTTGGGCGACAACATCTTTGCTGATTTAGTGGGCAACTGGTTGGATTTGCCTGAGATTGACAAAAAGGGAGAGCAGAATGAGGCATCCCtgccaagcagcaaatcccaggAGTTTTACAGAAAGTTTTCCCTCACAGCCAACATCTTCAAGAAGTTCTTAAGGAGCGTCCGGCCAGACCGAGACAGGTTGCTCAAGGAGAAGCCTTGCTGGCTGCCAGCAGAAAATCCAGAGGCCGAAATCTTAAAGAGgcccaaaaaagtaaacaaacagaAGGGGACCTTTTACTTCCCAGTCCATGGGAATATACCAAACTCTCATGACAAAGCAGAAAGGTGCcaaaagaaggaaacaagcaaGGCCAAAGCCAAACACTCTGCTAAGAAGATCCACAGCACAATAGAGCATACACAGCCAGGGTTTGATTTTAACACAGCTGTGTGGGTCTGAAGTGGAAGACTCATTGCTTCATTTGCCAAAATTCTTCTGTCCCATATGAGAGGGAAACTAGTGAGAGTGGTGAAAGAGATAAATCTGTCATACATAGAGTGGGGTAAGGAAAATGAGAAGAAGATGCATCTTCATGAAACATTTGTGTGGAAAAAACGAATCATTTCCACAAAGACATTTTGTGTAACCACACATATTTGATAAATGGAGTCCAAGTATATGCAAAGGTTTTCCAAAACTACTGCTTGTCCTTCGCAGTTTGGGAGCTTGAGTTAACCTCTGTCTTCAAGACTGCCAAACATATTCAGTTTATCTATACTGTAATTGAGAGATGgggaaaattatttttccttccttcctgcactgCAGCCCCCAGAATATCACTGCACAGTcaggagttgtattccaagaaaaaaaaaagagggacctCTTTAAACTTTTCCTCATCTCTGCTCAGTTCAGGTAGAAACAGAATGTtaggtctctgtgtgtgtgtgtgcgtgtgtgtgtgtttgttattattattttaactctGCTTTTGCTTGTGTGCACTAAATCCTGGTTTACACACCAGACAAATGAAGCACTTAGTAATTAAGAGTGAGGCATGAATCTGTAAGAATAGACAGACTGTGTGACTTGAACAATGACTGAGTGAAGTTGGTACAGCTGATCATCACATTGCATTTTGACTGTGTTTCTTTTTGTAAAGTGTTATTTCCAGTTCACCCCTCATGATCTTAACTATACTAGAATGTGTATAAACAGTGTGAGGTAGTAACTAGCCATCCAATCGCAGCTGTTAAGATTAGCTGACATTTTTCACCTCTTCATTTTGCCCTCAAAGCCTTAAACTCTTGATGCCACACGGATGTCCCCATGTTGCAATAGATCTTTTCCTGGTTTTGTGGTTTCCTTTTGCATTTCTTAATGTCTATGAATCTAGTCCTGTGAGAATTAGTTTTCCCACAGTCAGCTCTCCCAAGAGTTTGTTAATAAAGCGATGTTCCTCTCTCTGCATATGGTTCCATGGTACTATTTGTACATTGTGAGAAACTTGTGGAATGCTCTCAAAATGCAACATTGGCAGAGTAGTTGTgcctgctgtctgtctgtctgtctgtctgtctgtctgtctctctctctctctctctctctctcacacacacacacacacacacacacacacacaacgtgcATGGGGACACAATAcacatttttttgcatttatgtGAATAACTTCACAAAGAATAGAGCTCATTTTTAAATTTGATGCAGCAGTTCAAGTTTCTTTAACTTCCCACAGCGTATTTTCAAACCTGATGACATCTGTCACAACAAATTGCTTTTCTGGATTATGATTTCCAGAATCCCTGAAACATCCTAGCAAGGTGGCTGGAGGGTTCTGTGAGTTGTACTTGTAAGAACAACATCAGCAACTTTGTCACACTCCTGCAGTACTCACTGAAGAGGGAAACAGAAGAACTGTTAACCCGTGCTAATGCAGTGATAACCTGAAGCTTTTGAAATTTGAGGAGTGTGGtgatggtatggtatggtatccAGATGCCACAGCACATGTCAGGAGCAGCCTACACTTTGGAGATGTTCCAAGAGACAGTGTCTTAAGTCTTAGCAGGTTAGAGACCAGGCAGAGCTCTTTCAGGGCTCTGGCCATAAGAAGCCGCTCATGAGGTCTTACTATTTAAGAAGACACTCATGAGGCTTGGTTTTGTGGAAATATTCCCAGATATTGACACTGATCAGTAATAGATTTATATTTGGGTAAAGAATTAATACTGGAGGAGCTGTGTTACCCTTCATGCTATGAGGTCTGTGTGGCATATGGGACCTCTTATGTGTTTGGAGCCACCCCTCCCCTTTCAGTGCAGTAGGAGGAGCAATTCTGAATTGGCAAAAGAAAAGCATGTGTGGTTTTGCTACTTACACTGGCATAATTCAGGGAAGGGAGAGCTGTGTATATGCATTCAATCTCTGCTGCCAGAACAAAATGGACTAAAAAAGAACACAGATCTTTGCTTTCCCCTGAGTAAAGTAATATACCCAGGAATGCTACGTGAGAGTGGGTACACCAGACTTTTCAGTGACTAATTCTGCAACAATAGTTCATTCAACTCACACATCTTCAGATTGTGCACCAAAACATGTGCCTACATTTTAAGTTCTTTTATACCTCGTTTTTCTTTAACAGTGCAGGACTGACTTGCTacactgttttcagctttgataagcagcaggagaagcagaAAGGTAGAAATACCCATTTTGGCTCTGTGTAATGCAATGATATTCCTATTTCAGTTCCTTAAAATAAACAGGAGAGTTGAAGGAGCCATCCAGAGACTATATCTGAATTTCTCCACACACACTGCAAATGAATTATACATAGACACGAGGCAAGCACTGTTTTTTTGCCCTTACAAGGAATTAGAAGCTGGTAAAGGATCTACTATGGGCATAGGAAAGTGTGCACTTTCTCTTTGTTCCAGAAACTGGAAGcccttttttgttctctctcaTTTCCCATCTAAGGCAATTACATCTTTTGAAACAGTATGTGATCCCACCCCATCCTCCTCACCTACCTGTTAACTGTGATTTCAGGCCAAATAGAAGCTGCACGCTTAGAGTCCTCTTACTGGGTGCAAGTAGTTTATACAAAGATGTTAGGCTAGTTCATGGGTTCATGGAAAGATAGCATGGATAGTCATTAACTCAGGTTGAGCATATAGATCTCATGGAAGTTCCTTTATTTGTTCCCTCTGCTCTGCTTTCACTGATTAACTCCACAATGTCTGGTCCCTGCAGGTCCTGCTAATGCTAGTCCTGCCACCAGTGATCCCAACCCCATCTGCTAGTTGTCCACTTTCCCTCTAAGTGTCTGCTGCAAGGGGACATAGCTGTTCTCTAGCAATGGCTGTCAGGGTCTGGCTTCTGAATGCTCCTCCTTGAATGTAAAGAGCTCAGGCTCAAGCTTAACATAGCCAGAAGATACTGTAGTTATGACCTTGGGGCGTAAATATTCACCCCAAATTATCAAAGGATACAGGGGCTTGAGGAATGTCTTAGGAACCTCTTCTTGTTGTGTACAGTATCTGAAATCCCCCAAATCACTGATTTCAAGCCCCCACTGATTTCAGTCATAGTGGGtattctgtgtgcatgcatgtatgtttaTATGTTTGTGCATTATACAAATGTATACATGTATCTGCAAAGACATATGGGTACCCATGTGTGTGCAGTACTAAATCTCTATGAAAACTTCACATGCAGCCTCATAGAAAAAAGGTTGTGCACTCCTTAAAAGAATATGCAGGAAACATCAAAGGACATATATCCCCATACAAATTCATGGATTTTGAGAGACATGAAGAAGGATGACCTTATGACAAAGGGTAATGCAACTGTACAGTAGTATACATGGTAAGTATATCTGTACattacatgtacagtggtacGTAAAATGCATTATGAGACTATTCCCTTGCCACATACAGGCTTTTCGTCCTTTTTTATAAACTCCATTACCCAGCCGGGCCTGCTTACATGCAGCCGAAAGAAACCCACCAGGATTTATAAATAAGGCAATGCGAACTGATTTTGCCATGACACATGGCTTCTTGCAAATAGGTTAAGCCCCCAATACAACAGCTGTCAACAGGGCTGTTTCCCTGCTGTCTGACAAGGAAGCCAACTGGAACTTCTCTTGAGAAAAAGACCTTTGGGCCCGCCTGCCTTCCCCCTGACAGCTGTGCAAAAGGCATCAGAACACTGTCCCTTTTATATGATCTTGGGAAGCAGTGGGGGTGGGTGAGGTGTTTGGAATATTAGATAAAGGATTGCAAATGGGAATTCTATCCTGCAACATATTACAGTTCAGAGGCCCATAGGATATCCAAATGGATGGCATTTCCCTTGGTTATGGGAACACATTAAAAGCTTCTAAGGGGAAGAGAAGTTCACGGCCTCCTGCATGTCTCCATTAAGACTTCACAAAACTTGGTACTGTACAAACTGAAGCACTCCCACACCTGTTGGCTGGGTGAGAAATTCTGTTTAGGATTTTCTGAAGTGTGTTGGTGGTCTGCCTGTAATCTGCTAGGACCTAGTGATTTCTCTGATCcttttatgttgcttttattaTGTCCCACAGTCAGAATTTGTCCTTAGAAGTATCTTCCCAAAGCCTTGCACCATTGACATCAGAAACACACCAGAACAGTGGTGTTTAGCCTTTTCTTTACCAGGgatcccctttaaatatcttttgatGGACCATAAAGACTTTACTCAA
This sequence is a window from Pogona vitticeps strain Pit_001003342236 chromosome 4, PviZW2.1, whole genome shotgun sequence. Protein-coding genes within it:
- the INKA2 gene encoding PAK4-inhibitor INKA2 isoform X1 produces the protein MEKKNMDHYLRRLKQELVSMKEVGDGLHEQMNCMMGALQELKLLQVQTALEQLEISSNPNQVSGLGRHQYCQNNKEVPRRRREASRQSEKLMGNGYLDDCSSSGFLCSTQVSQSPSPLYHITLPDSSHGHTASSLNSVGSEEYYHASGPSSTVSTAEYHSPRTFMSSSELMSRSWFSQDTSSLSESKSDCRECSFSDETNDWTSSLMSQSRNRQPLVLGDNIFADLVGNWLDLPEIDKKGEQNEASLPSSKSQEFYRKFSLTANIFKKFLRSVRPDRDRLLKEKPCWLPAENPEAEILKRPKKVNKQKGTFYFPVHGNIPNSHDKAERCQKKETSKAKAKHSAKKIHSTIEHTQPGFDFNTAVWV
- the INKA2 gene encoding PAK4-inhibitor INKA2 isoform X2, which translates into the protein MKEVGDGLHEQMNCMMGALQELKLLQVQTALEQLEISSNPNQVSGLGRHQYCQNNKEVPRRRREASRQSEKLMGNGYLDDCSSSGFLCSTQVSQSPSPLYHITLPDSSHGHTASSLNSVGSEEYYHASGPSSTVSTAEYHSPRTFMSSSELMSRSWFSQDTSSLSESKSDCRECSFSDETNDWTSSLMSQSRNRQPLVLGDNIFADLVGNWLDLPEIDKKGEQNEASLPSSKSQEFYRKFSLTANIFKKFLRSVRPDRDRLLKEKPCWLPAENPEAEILKRPKKVNKQKGTFYFPVHGNIPNSHDKAERCQKKETSKAKAKHSAKKIHSTIEHTQPGFDFNTAVWV